Proteins from a genomic interval of Leptospira kanakyensis:
- the argS gene encoding arginine--tRNA ligase, translating to MNANQLLKQLVLSELEKAVSVYLEKNNLTSVKDNLKIRIEYSRDEKFGDYSSPFALENKNILNKNPKEIAEAVLAEIQNVSFFEFVSFSPPGFINFRIQTEFLNKYVTSVMTPDVSFAQTPKKENILLEFVSANPTGPMNIVSARSAAYGDALANLLTSLGHTVKREFYVNDYGNQVYLLGVAVLLRIFESKGETIQFQEKESDEPVIDLIKKRILPKESYRGEYIKDIALQCLEDTSRTKFIFDSVSSEKWDEVIDFLSKYAVEYNLSRQKEDLALFGVNFDLFFSERSLHEAGDVEKVPTILKKEDVTTIDGKLHFLSTLYGDDKDRVIRREDGRPTYLMADIAYHYNKFTRGFDTLIDIWGPDHYGYIARLKGAVKSFGKSDESFRILIAQQVNLIENKEKVKMSKRLGIFQTMRDLLSYLGKQGRDVGRYFFLMRSSDAPLDFDLDLAKDESDKNPVFYIQYAHARICSIFRELQVPMDIKPLEAKISVDFLKQEERSRLLFWVARLQEEVYDTATNFEPHRLTNYLQSLSKSFTKFYSQKDNRIKDKTGNERDTLLALVLYTKFALESGLKLLGISAPEKMSKEET from the coding sequence ATGAATGCAAATCAATTATTAAAACAACTAGTGCTTTCTGAATTAGAGAAGGCTGTCAGTGTTTATTTAGAAAAAAATAATCTTACCTCTGTTAAAGATAATTTGAAAATTCGAATTGAATATTCACGAGATGAAAAGTTCGGAGATTATTCTTCACCTTTTGCCTTAGAAAACAAAAACATTTTGAACAAAAATCCAAAAGAAATTGCGGAGGCAGTACTTGCAGAAATTCAAAATGTTTCTTTCTTTGAGTTTGTTAGTTTTTCACCACCAGGTTTTATCAATTTTCGAATCCAAACAGAGTTTTTAAACAAGTATGTAACTTCGGTAATGACACCAGATGTGTCATTTGCCCAAACACCAAAAAAAGAAAATATACTACTTGAATTTGTCTCTGCGAACCCGACGGGTCCCATGAATATTGTTTCGGCCAGGTCAGCAGCTTACGGTGATGCATTGGCAAATTTACTGACTAGTCTCGGACATACCGTTAAACGAGAGTTCTATGTGAATGATTATGGTAATCAGGTTTATTTACTTGGGGTTGCTGTTTTACTTCGAATTTTTGAATCGAAGGGAGAAACCATTCAATTCCAAGAAAAAGAATCCGATGAACCAGTCATTGATTTAATCAAAAAAAGAATATTACCGAAAGAAAGTTACCGTGGCGAATACATAAAAGACATTGCTCTTCAATGTTTGGAAGATACATCGAGGACAAAATTTATTTTTGATTCTGTATCTTCTGAAAAATGGGATGAGGTAATTGATTTCCTTTCCAAGTATGCAGTAGAATATAATCTAAGCCGACAAAAAGAAGACTTAGCTCTTTTTGGAGTGAACTTTGATTTGTTTTTTAGCGAACGTAGTTTACATGAAGCGGGGGATGTGGAAAAGGTTCCTACTATCTTAAAAAAAGAAGACGTAACCACAATCGATGGAAAACTCCACTTCCTTTCGACTCTTTACGGGGATGATAAAGATCGTGTGATCCGAAGAGAAGATGGAAGGCCAACATATTTGATGGCAGATATAGCTTATCATTATAATAAATTCACACGAGGGTTTGATACACTGATTGATATTTGGGGGCCTGACCATTACGGATACATCGCTCGTCTGAAAGGTGCTGTGAAATCGTTTGGAAAATCAGATGAAAGTTTTCGAATCCTCATTGCCCAACAAGTAAATCTAATTGAAAATAAAGAGAAAGTTAAAATGAGTAAACGTTTGGGAATTTTCCAAACGATGCGCGATCTTCTTTCCTACTTGGGAAAACAAGGTCGGGACGTAGGACGTTATTTTTTCCTAATGAGAAGTTCCGATGCCCCTCTTGATTTTGATTTGGATTTGGCGAAGGATGAATCTGACAAAAATCCTGTGTTTTATATTCAATATGCTCATGCGAGAATTTGTTCCATCTTCCGTGAATTACAAGTTCCTATGGATATTAAACCTCTAGAGGCCAAAATTTCTGTAGATTTTTTAAAACAAGAAGAAAGGTCTAGATTGTTGTTTTGGGTGGCAAGACTCCAAGAAGAAGTTTATGATACGGCAACAAACTTTGAACCACATAGGCTTACGAATTATCTCCAATCTTTGAGTAAATCATTCACAAAGTTTTATTCGCAAAAAGACAATAGGATCAAAGACAAAACTGGAAACGAAAGAGATACCCTTCTTGCACTCGTGCTTTACACTAAGTTTGCTTTAGAAAGTGGATTGAAACTTTTAGGAATCTCCGCACCAGAAAAGATGTCAAAAGAAGAGACGTAA
- a CDS encoding nicotinamide-nucleotide amidohydrolase family protein: MEPPYIVIIASGSEITAGRSLDTNSGWMANQLFELGWKVKKFITLPDDPDLILSELQTLKELTKSKPVLALMTGGLGPTEDDYTLETVLKLSGKKSYSVEKAKIRLQRIYESRGKQYSDILPTVMRQTHVPEDCKILDNNVGIAVGFVEPIGVDSYLVCMPGVPSEMKEMFTRRLTPELKRIYPRENLVQKTKWLWNIGESLYQKDFVEAHRDELFSGVEWGVTANRGYIKCIFQSTDLAKLEKIISELESQYPKIISDDVFTFVHEELVAKKLTIAVGESCTGGLLGKKLTDSPGSSSYFIGGFLTYSNEMKESLLGVPSDILNQFGAVSRETAEAMVRGISEKTKADYSISITGIAGPDGGTDTKPLGTVWIGIKSPDGSIETHSYIFPGNRESIRENASNTALFLLYQSLKQRKV, translated from the coding sequence GTGGAACCACCTTATATAGTTATCATTGCTTCGGGTTCTGAAATTACGGCCGGAAGGAGTTTGGATACAAATTCCGGTTGGATGGCGAATCAATTGTTTGAGTTGGGTTGGAAGGTAAAAAAGTTTATCACTTTACCAGATGATCCAGATCTTATTTTATCAGAACTCCAGACTCTAAAGGAGCTTACAAAATCAAAACCAGTTCTTGCGCTGATGACTGGTGGCCTTGGTCCCACAGAAGATGATTATACACTCGAAACAGTTTTAAAACTTAGCGGAAAAAAATCTTATTCCGTTGAAAAAGCAAAGATCCGTTTGCAAAGAATCTATGAATCTCGTGGAAAACAATATAGCGATATACTTCCTACAGTAATGCGCCAAACACATGTTCCGGAAGATTGTAAAATTTTGGACAATAACGTTGGGATTGCAGTTGGATTTGTGGAGCCCATTGGAGTGGATTCTTATTTGGTTTGTATGCCAGGTGTTCCTTCTGAGATGAAGGAAATGTTCACAAGAAGACTCACTCCCGAACTCAAACGAATTTACCCCAGAGAAAACTTAGTCCAAAAAACAAAATGGTTGTGGAATATTGGTGAATCTCTTTACCAAAAAGACTTTGTCGAAGCCCATAGAGATGAACTTTTTTCGGGTGTAGAGTGGGGTGTGACTGCAAACAGAGGTTATATTAAGTGTATTTTTCAATCGACGGATTTGGCAAAACTCGAAAAAATAATCTCTGAGTTAGAATCACAATACCCAAAGATCATTTCGGATGATGTGTTTACTTTTGTTCATGAAGAATTGGTCGCAAAAAAACTTACCATCGCTGTGGGGGAAAGTTGCACGGGAGGGCTTCTCGGAAAGAAACTAACGGACTCTCCGGGATCTAGTTCTTATTTTATTGGCGGATTTTTAACTTATTCGAATGAGATGAAAGAGTCTCTACTCGGTGTTCCAAGTGATATCTTAAACCAGTTTGGTGCTGTGAGTCGAGAAACGGCGGAAGCCATGGTGCGGGGTATTTCAGAAAAAACAAAAGCCGATTACTCTATCTCCATTACTGGGATTGCAGGGCCTGATGGGGGAACGGATACAAAACCTTTGGGAACTGTTTGGATTGGAATCAAATCGCCAGATGGTTCCATAGAAACTCATTCCTATATTTTTCCGGGAAACAGGGAAAGTATCAGGGAAAACGCAAGTAATACAGCTTTATTTTTATTATACCAATCTTTAAAACAAAGGAAGGTTTAA
- a CDS encoding response regulator transcription factor: MKKSILIVEDIHSIREAIMDLLSTKFNVFGAEHFEEAVWYLTNEKIDLTITDIRLPGKSGIDLVKLIQKEFPHILYALMTAYNINEYIKYAKDLHIWNIIPKYSFLDIHLIEVMVEKLLSNDIFGIEKYFTGDFKVYNQNIDNEFEDAPSNGIIYKQIKSDQDRSILCGKISKNLIQLGAPKAIQQVLEELTSNAMIRAPRTHEGEYKYQFEIPSHDMVVPLDNIQLMPDDYFLIGYGATESTIFIVVRDQFGSLKKEEILHRLDRHISIDDSTGFPKGLEDSHGRGLYICREISDQLIFNIEPGVCTETIAMINREGRTGFKSLSIYEVDPKSKSNS, translated from the coding sequence ATGAAGAAGTCGATTCTAATTGTTGAAGACATTCATTCCATTCGCGAAGCGATTATGGATTTACTCAGCACAAAGTTTAATGTTTTTGGAGCTGAACATTTTGAGGAAGCTGTTTGGTATTTAACAAATGAAAAAATCGACTTAACCATCACAGATATCCGACTCCCAGGAAAATCAGGAATTGATTTAGTCAAACTCATCCAAAAAGAATTCCCTCATATATTGTATGCGCTGATGACGGCATACAATATCAATGAATACATCAAATATGCAAAAGACCTACATATTTGGAACATCATCCCGAAATATAGTTTTTTAGACATCCACCTAATTGAAGTAATGGTAGAGAAATTACTTTCTAATGATATTTTTGGAATTGAAAAGTATTTCACTGGTGACTTCAAAGTTTATAACCAAAACATAGACAACGAATTTGAAGACGCACCTAGCAATGGAATCATTTACAAACAAATTAAGTCTGACCAAGACCGCTCCATACTTTGTGGAAAAATTTCTAAAAACCTAATCCAACTGGGTGCACCCAAGGCCATTCAACAAGTATTAGAAGAACTCACTTCCAATGCAATGATCCGAGCTCCCCGCACCCATGAGGGCGAATACAAATACCAATTTGAAATTCCAAGCCATGACATGGTAGTTCCACTCGATAATATCCAACTTATGCCCGATGATTATTTTTTGATTGGATATGGGGCCACAGAAAGTACCATCTTTATTGTGGTGCGTGACCAGTTTGGATCACTAAAGAAAGAAGAAATTTTACACAGGTTGGATCGTCATATCAGCATTGATGATTCCACTGGATTTCCAAAAGGTTTAGAGGATAGCCACGGACGTGGTCTTTATATTTGTCGAGAGATCTCAGACCAACTCATCTTTAACATTGAACCAGGAGTTTGTACAGAAACAATTGCCATGATCAATAGAGAAGGAAGAACTGGTTTCAAATCTCTTTCCATTTATGAAGTAGATCCAAAATCCAAATCAAATTCTTAA
- a CDS encoding LIC_12097 family sensor histidine kinase: MNSQSGDSGNSINEGNDFASVEKVAEKARELEAIYDVVQDPLVLIDSDFNIQRANLATILFAKNNKYDELLDRKCYEVLYQRTDICPYCPKINVKSKEKNQTYSTPITREIFFRSEDKKQTLLLEFYPYPKQEDLFWMVEKISDVTKQREKEEESFRMRNLASLGILISGIAHELNNPLTGISLTLQNLKANWQNQPPEQIEKRLDMIKNDISRAAIIVSDIISFAKTDKVKVTLGDIVETINRAKDTVIRLYPHLSKNIVWRIACDHDYQFPFHPGKMERLFMNLFRNSLQAFDYRPGEISIELRKTKNWLHIIVEDNAGGIPDAIIQKIFDPFFTSNKSGTGTGLGLSICHSIVKEHDGNISVKSSEQKTRFTISFPLTNDITEQNP, encoded by the coding sequence ATGAACTCTCAAAGTGGTGACAGTGGAAACAGTATAAACGAGGGTAATGATTTTGCATCCGTAGAAAAGGTTGCAGAAAAAGCTCGCGAACTCGAAGCCATTTATGATGTGGTGCAAGACCCACTTGTCCTCATTGATTCCGATTTTAATATCCAAAGAGCCAATCTCGCTACCATTCTATTTGCCAAAAACAATAAATATGATGAACTCCTTGATCGTAAATGTTACGAAGTTTTATACCAAAGAACAGACATTTGTCCCTACTGCCCTAAAATCAATGTAAAGTCTAAAGAAAAAAATCAAACCTATTCCACTCCCATCACAAGAGAGATTTTTTTTCGTTCTGAAGATAAAAAACAAACCCTACTTTTGGAATTTTACCCTTATCCCAAACAGGAAGATCTGTTTTGGATGGTGGAAAAAATTTCAGATGTTACCAAACAAAGAGAAAAAGAAGAAGAATCCTTTCGGATGCGTAACCTCGCCTCTCTAGGAATTTTAATTTCAGGGATTGCCCATGAGTTAAATAACCCACTCACAGGGATTAGTCTTACACTCCAAAACTTAAAAGCAAATTGGCAAAACCAACCTCCTGAACAAATTGAAAAACGATTGGATATGATAAAAAACGATATTTCCCGTGCGGCCATTATTGTATCTGATATCATCTCGTTTGCCAAAACGGACAAAGTTAAAGTCACTCTGGGTGACATTGTCGAAACAATCAACCGTGCAAAAGATACGGTCATTCGACTCTATCCACATTTGAGTAAAAACATTGTTTGGCGCATTGCCTGTGACCATGATTACCAGTTTCCATTCCATCCAGGAAAGATGGAACGTTTGTTTATGAATCTATTTAGAAACTCACTCCAAGCCTTTGATTATAGACCTGGGGAGATTTCAATTGAACTTAGAAAAACAAAAAATTGGCTCCATATCATTGTCGAAGATAATGCCGGTGGAATCCCAGATGCCATCATTCAAAAAATTTTTGATCCATTTTTTACCAGCAATAAATCAGGGACAGGAACTGGACTTGGACTTTCTATCTGTCACTCCATTGTCAAAGAACATGATGGAAATATTTCAGTAAAATCCAGTGAACAGAAAACAAGGTTTACGATATCCTTCCCACTCACCAATGATATCACGGAGCAAAATCCATGA
- a CDS encoding LIC_12096 family protein, giving the protein MEHLPKYRLLLLLNLFFWAVGLSAETNISEKENRLDKEILSLYRDIAKARELLSYENLTSLPANTTISFIGTYPNRTGIRIRKYKVDPDPQNKNRIKHSEEKSILLEFNGSVLSKVEVSVVTEDTEIEQKTKTKISDTSPLDESLNDMVISFSGIDGSDSFPLSSLRNDDIKQERNDFKKDFYIKFLLDFHSQLAAITALQKTGGNKNQKSMFKQLNQSLGY; this is encoded by the coding sequence ATGGAACACCTTCCGAAGTACCGGCTCCTACTACTCCTTAATTTATTCTTTTGGGCTGTTGGTCTCTCTGCTGAGACTAACATCTCCGAAAAAGAAAATAGATTAGATAAGGAAATCCTTAGCCTTTACCGAGATATCGCTAAAGCTAGGGAACTTTTGTCTTACGAAAATCTAACTTCCCTTCCAGCAAATACAACCATCAGTTTTATTGGAACCTATCCCAATAGAACGGGGATCCGGATTCGAAAATATAAAGTAGATCCAGACCCTCAGAACAAAAACAGAATCAAACATTCTGAGGAAAAGTCAATCCTTCTCGAATTTAACGGATCGGTCCTCTCGAAAGTGGAAGTATCGGTGGTCACAGAAGATACGGAAATCGAACAAAAAACAAAAACCAAAATCTCTGATACCTCTCCTTTAGATGAATCACTCAATGATATGGTGATTAGTTTTTCCGGAATCGATGGAAGTGATAGTTTTCCGCTTTCTTCCTTACGTAATGATGATATAAAACAGGAACGTAACGATTTTAAAAAAGATTTTTATATCAAATTTCTTTTAGACTTTCATAGCCAACTTGCGGCCATCACCGCCTTACAAAAAACTGGTGGTAACAAAAATCAAAAGTCTATGTTCAAACAATTGAACCAGTCTTTGGGATACTAG
- the secG gene encoding preprotein translocase subunit SecG has product MGFFAGTILTLFILLSLFLILLVMIQTGKGGSAGMLGGSTASQSVFGASTADVMTKTTRVAAILFIVLSLALSFVFAKKDEVLVPDVEPSLEAPVETDGTPSEVPAPTTP; this is encoded by the coding sequence ATGGGATTTTTTGCAGGAACCATCCTCACACTTTTTATTCTACTCTCACTCTTTCTCATCCTTCTTGTCATGATCCAAACTGGAAAAGGCGGAAGTGCAGGAATGTTAGGTGGATCCACCGCGAGCCAATCGGTTTTTGGTGCATCTACAGCTGACGTAATGACCAAAACTACGAGAGTTGCGGCGATTCTTTTTATCGTTCTATCACTGGCTCTTTCCTTTGTTTTTGCGAAAAAAGACGAAGTTTTGGTTCCTGATGTGGAACCAAGTTTGGAAGCTCCGGTAGAAACTGATGGAACACCTTCCGAAGTACCGGCTCCTACTACTCCTTAA
- the tpiA gene encoding triose-phosphate isomerase, which yields MRKKIIAGNWKMNLTLAEAVTITKGLVSASDSSAHEVMIFPSALHLESVANLAKGSKLIVGAQNAYQSGLTAMTGEISPVQLAELGITTVLVGHSERRQFLGETSEFDNQKILYFLKAGLRVVYCVGETWAEREKGNTFSVLEDQIKKGLKDITSDLFSKLVIAYEPVWAIGTGKVATPVEAEEAHAFIRKEIGNLFVGASTIAEKIQILYGGSVKPDNIKELLAKPNIDGGLVGGASQKLDSFLGLLK from the coding sequence ATGAGAAAGAAAATCATTGCTGGAAACTGGAAAATGAATCTGACATTGGCGGAAGCTGTGACCATCACCAAAGGTTTGGTTTCTGCGAGTGACTCGTCTGCTCATGAGGTAATGATTTTCCCAAGTGCTTTGCATTTGGAATCTGTTGCGAATCTTGCCAAAGGATCAAAACTCATCGTCGGAGCACAAAATGCTTATCAATCTGGGCTCACAGCAATGACGGGAGAAATCTCTCCGGTGCAACTAGCAGAGCTTGGAATCACAACTGTTCTCGTGGGTCACTCAGAAAGACGTCAATTCCTAGGGGAAACTTCCGAGTTTGACAACCAGAAGATATTATACTTTTTGAAAGCAGGTCTTCGCGTTGTGTACTGCGTGGGTGAGACCTGGGCAGAAAGAGAAAAAGGAAACACCTTCTCTGTGTTAGAAGATCAAATCAAAAAAGGACTCAAAGACATTACAAGCGACCTATTCTCAAAACTTGTGATTGCTTACGAACCTGTTTGGGCCATTGGAACTGGAAAGGTAGCAACGCCTGTAGAAGCAGAAGAAGCTCATGCCTTTATCCGCAAAGAGATTGGTAACTTATTTGTGGGTGCTTCTACAATCGCCGAGAAAATTCAAATTCTTTATGGTGGTTCTGTAAAACCAGACAATATCAAAGAATTACTCGCCAAACCAAATATAGACGGTGGCCTCGTTGGAGGAGCTAGTCAAAAATTAGATTCATTTTTAGGACTTTTAAAATAA
- a CDS encoding phosphoglycerate kinase, producing MKLPLLEEQNLKGKRVFIRVDFNVPVENGKATDKTRIEKTLPTLELLISKGAKIILGSHLGRPKGGPEAKYSMKPVFDVLSTLVKTKVSFSDSVVGAPVVKLSNELGEGEILLLENLRFHKEEEENEAGFCKELAKLADVYVNDAFGTAHRAHASTEGVAHLLPAFAGLLMRKEIEVLSGLLARPERPFVAIVGGSKVSSKFAILKNLLEKVDHLLIGGGMAYTFLKSRAVPVGKSLVEPDFESQAFQLIDRAGIQGVDLQIPVDHIIADNFDPNAKTKSVDKMGILDGWMGMDIGPKTVDNYIKAIKEAKTILWNGPMGVFEMDKFSKGTIEIAKAISKSKAKTVVGGGDSIAAVNKAGVADKITHISTGGGASLEFLEGRTLPGVQCLLPKEEK from the coding sequence ATGAAATTACCTCTTCTAGAAGAACAAAATCTAAAAGGAAAACGAGTTTTTATCCGCGTGGACTTCAATGTCCCTGTAGAAAACGGAAAAGCAACAGACAAAACTCGGATCGAAAAAACCCTTCCCACTTTGGAGTTACTCATTTCCAAAGGGGCAAAGATCATTCTTGGAAGTCACTTAGGTCGCCCGAAAGGCGGCCCTGAGGCAAAATATTCCATGAAACCAGTGTTTGATGTTCTCTCCACACTCGTTAAAACCAAAGTCAGTTTTTCTGATTCTGTCGTTGGTGCCCCTGTTGTGAAGTTATCAAATGAACTGGGGGAAGGTGAAATCCTCCTTTTAGAAAACCTTCGTTTCCATAAGGAAGAAGAGGAAAATGAGGCCGGTTTCTGTAAGGAACTGGCCAAGTTAGCTGACGTCTATGTCAACGATGCTTTTGGAACTGCACACCGTGCCCACGCTTCTACGGAAGGTGTGGCTCACCTACTCCCTGCCTTTGCAGGACTTCTCATGAGAAAGGAAATTGAAGTACTCAGTGGACTTCTCGCAAGACCGGAACGTCCTTTTGTGGCGATTGTCGGTGGTTCCAAAGTCAGTTCTAAATTTGCAATTTTAAAGAACCTTCTCGAGAAGGTAGACCACCTACTCATCGGTGGAGGGATGGCTTATACCTTCCTCAAATCCAGAGCGGTTCCCGTAGGTAAGTCCCTTGTGGAACCAGACTTTGAATCCCAAGCCTTCCAACTGATTGACAGAGCCGGAATCCAAGGGGTAGACCTGCAAATTCCGGTAGACCATATCATTGCCGATAATTTTGATCCCAATGCCAAAACCAAGTCTGTTGATAAAATGGGAATCTTGGATGGTTGGATGGGAATGGACATTGGCCCAAAAACCGTAGATAATTACATCAAAGCCATCAAAGAAGCCAAAACCATCCTTTGGAATGGGCCGATGGGTGTGTTTGAGATGGACAAGTTCTCGAAAGGAACCATTGAGATCGCCAAAGCCATCAGTAAATCCAAGGCCAAAACCGTTGTGGGTGGTGGCGATTCCATTGCTGCCGTGAACAAAGCGGGTGTGGCAGACAAAATCACTCATATTTCCACAGGTGGTGGTGCTTCCTTAGAATTTTTAGAAGGACGCACTCTTCCTGGTGTACAATGTTTACTCCCTAAGGAAGAAAAATAA
- the gap gene encoding type I glyceraldehyde-3-phosphate dehydrogenase, which produces MVKIAINGFGRIGRLVLRSGIKDPNLEFVAINDLVTPDNLSYLFKYDSTHGRFDGEVSHTDNEIIIDGKKVKTFSERDPEKLPWKELGVDFVIESTGLFTDRVGAEKHIKAGAKKVVISAPAKDKDIPTFVMGVNHEKYDSAKDNVVSNASCTTNCLAPITKVVLDNFGIVEGLMTTIHAMTATQPTVDGPSKKDFRGGRGAAQNIIPASTGAAKAVGLCIPEVNGKLTGMSFRVPTPDVSVVDLTVRTEKPTSLAEIKKKMKEASEGSMKGILGYTEDMVVSNDFLGDIRSSIFDADACIELSSTFFKLVSWYDNEMGYSNRVLDLVRYMAKKG; this is translated from the coding sequence ATGGTAAAAATCGCAATCAATGGTTTTGGTCGCATTGGACGTCTAGTACTTCGATCCGGAATCAAAGATCCCAATTTAGAATTTGTCGCAATCAACGACCTTGTTACACCGGACAACCTTTCTTATCTTTTCAAATATGACTCCACTCACGGTCGTTTTGACGGTGAAGTTTCTCACACAGACAACGAAATCATTATCGATGGCAAAAAAGTAAAAACCTTCTCTGAAAGAGATCCAGAAAAACTCCCGTGGAAAGAACTTGGAGTGGACTTCGTCATTGAATCTACAGGTCTTTTTACTGACCGAGTGGGTGCAGAAAAACACATCAAAGCCGGCGCGAAAAAAGTCGTGATCTCTGCTCCCGCAAAAGACAAAGACATCCCTACTTTTGTAATGGGTGTAAACCATGAAAAATACGATTCGGCAAAGGACAATGTTGTCTCTAACGCATCTTGTACAACAAACTGCCTTGCTCCGATCACAAAAGTGGTTCTTGACAACTTTGGAATCGTAGAAGGACTCATGACTACCATCCACGCGATGACAGCAACCCAACCGACTGTTGACGGACCTTCTAAAAAAGACTTCCGTGGTGGACGCGGTGCCGCTCAAAACATCATCCCTGCTTCGACTGGGGCTGCCAAAGCAGTAGGACTTTGTATCCCAGAAGTAAACGGAAAACTCACTGGTATGAGTTTCCGAGTTCCGACTCCAGACGTGTCTGTTGTGGACTTAACGGTTCGCACAGAAAAGCCAACTAGCTTAGCAGAAATCAAAAAGAAAATGAAAGAAGCAAGTGAAGGTTCCATGAAAGGAATCCTTGGTTACACAGAAGATATGGTAGTTTCTAACGACTTCCTCGGAGACATTCGTTCTTCTATCTTTGATGCCGATGCTTGTATTGAACTTAGCTCTACTTTTTTCAAACTTGTATCTTGGTATGACAATGAAATGGGATACTCTAACCGAGTGTTAGATCTCGTACGTTACATGGCAAAAAAAGGCTAA